The Corylus avellana chromosome ca11, CavTom2PMs-1.0 genome contains the following window.
TTCTTCAAGACAGAAGTGCCACTACTCATTTGAAGAACCATTCATTTCATACTCATAGAACCAAACCCActtaagcctcacaattcaaggATCAATGCTTTCAGATCCAACCTATTCAGTAGATCACACCTAATTCTGTTAAAGTTctttaccaaatatatatatatatatatatatatatatatatatatatatagtgataaatattgatttgtatttcctaaatcaaaatatttatatgatATTTGTTAACTCTAGTTTAAGGaatatgtttgtatttgaaattattcaaatcaaaattgtactcaaataaaatattaaggaaaGATGTAGCATACAAGGCTTTAACGTATAGATGTAGGCCATAGGCTGAATCACCTTAATCTCGATctcattttcaatattttctgaTAGCAACCAACCAATTAATCAGCACAAAGGCATTATTGTCAAGAATACGGTTGAATATGTGACTGTGCACTGAGCAATGTGAATAGATCAAGTGCATAATTGCTTTTAAAGCATGAAAACGAtggaagttttttatttttacttttttattttttttaatgatggaTTGCTTAGTGATAGATCAAGTGTTGGACAACCATGTTTAGCAGCAATAATTTTTTGATGCATGGTAGGGTtaattgctatttaaaattatataatcatGATTAATATTGTTGACTTGAATTGGCCGTGAGGATTTAAGTTGTAATATTATATACAAGAAGAGTTCTTAATACTATGTCAATACCAAAAGTTAGCTGATAATATGTCATAAGGctacaaaaagaaataacattatactttataattatttgtttaaatactttcaataatattttattttatcattaagacattgttagttttttttcatgaataatCACatcttacaaacaaacaaccaatcaaaatttaacaaaaaagaacTCATGCATTAGCTGGGTAAAGCTAATCGAAATAATTatgggaaaactttactttagacccctgaactaccacacgttttgagaagaccctccaaattttaaaaactctcaatttaatcccatgaatttttaatttgattcaattgactcCCATCTGTCAGATTCAGTCGTTAACCCCGAatgaaaattactaaaaagaccaaattacccttcaattttttttaaaaaaaagtttactttGATATTAAGGctcaatttataattttataaaaaaaagtcaagggtataaaggtaattttatcacttttaacctTTTAAAAATTTGACGGAAGGGTACcttacatcaaattgaaagttcagagaggtgaagttgagagtttttaaaatttttggagaggtctttttaaaatgtgttgtagtttagtgatcttaagtgaagtttctcattGGAACCTGTAAATGAGGTGGAAGTTTTCTTATAGACAAAAAGTTtttaaagaataagaagaaaaaaaatgtgcaatttatttacttttgggCCTGCCACTATTAACCCGAGTACCCGGCTCATCAACCAATATGACCCGAACTCAACCACAAGCAGGGACAGGAGAAGGGGGAACTAAACAATCGATAAATAATAGGTAAAAAGGGGACTCTCATagtcttttctattttattatcttttacttttcaataccattCTCTTCAAAAAGGCTAACTTAATCACCGAAGCATCACACGTCGACCCGTTCCGACAAACTCTTACGCTCATCTTTATCCTTCTCAACTCCATCGACCTATGGTCAACTGTCAAATGTGCATATGAATCaaagttgggaaaaaaaaaaaatctcactttGTTCTTTTTTGATAGGTCATTCGTGCAACGAAATTGTAGCCTACCTTGCGTATGCGTACAGATTTGAAGTTACAAGTAGGTTTTCTTTAAAGAGGGAAGAACaggtaaaaaggaaaaaacaggCCAAAAAGGGATATTTCCCATCACATGTATCCTACTAATAATGGAGTTAGAATAGGGTTTGATATCTCAGAGCTCGTGGGGGTGGGGGTTGGGGTGGGGGAGGTGAGTACAGCATTCATTTTCCTCATTTGTCAAGCCTCATCACTCCTCCTCCTGTGTCATAGATTTGACCATACCACCACCATTTCCAGCATCAACTTCCACCCAcaagaatacaaaaataaaaaaaaataaacaaacaaaacctacAAACTGGCCATTGGGGACCCCActaaaaagacaagaaaattaaaaaaaaaattaaaaaaagaaagaaattagtGGCATGGGTGACAAGAATTTGTCAAAGGTCACAAGTTTGGGAGGCAATTAAAAATGCCATCATATTCCGTAGAAACATATTCCATGAAGGGTATGGTATTGTCTAATCAGTTAGGTTATGAGCTAATTAGGTGACGAATTTAATCTGTGTTTATCTAGAAAGACCTCAACCCATAATCCATCAACTCCTTCAGATTGGACATCTAGTCATTTCATTCTTACCTCACTCCTTCAGATTCTTAAACTCCTTAACTTGTCATTATTCCATACGACCATTCAAaattctctttcaatttttaaaccttttttttgtttaattaattaaataaaagacTTGTGTGGTGGAAAAAGGGAAGCTTGATAATGGCATGGATTTTACAATACTAAGAAAATGTCACTGGTCTATTTGGTATCTTGTgatatcttcttttcttttttctttttttttttttcaataaggcAATGAAATTTGTTGATATTCTAGATGGCTACTAGAATAGACCCGAAAGAATGCCAAAAATCATGGGTTTTGTTGATAAAAATGGACACGTGAGATGTGATGGAATAATGACACATCCactaaaaacaattgaaaaaatttgttgCATTCCCATTTTCATATTTCTGTGTCTCTTGTGGTTATGGCTATCAACCTACCACACATGATCCAATGCCCAAATACGAcatcatataaattttataatgttatatatatatatatatatatatatatatatataaatggtatGATGCTTTGAAAAAGAATgagaacaataaaaaaaaaaagcagaggGTCCCCTGAAGGGGTGAAGTGCTTGGGGAACCATCTCCGCAACTTTATCAATCGCATGTTGAAACCAATCCCCAACCAggcttttaaaattgcaatacaaaacaaacaacCTTTGGATGCATATatcttaaaaaatatgttttccaTTTACTTGTAAATTTATCTCAACGGCCCTTTTTCTCTTCCCTGAAATTATATATGAATTAATCTAAATTCTTTGATGACGAGGGCGTGCATTCTCAAGggcctataattttttttattattttattttatttattttgtcgtGGGGTTCCGAGTGGTCAAACTTCCGCATGATCTCTTAACATTTCTTTTTCGATTGGGATTCCGATCCCTTTCATTCCTTTCTACaatcaaaccatttttttttataatctaaAAGAGAAAGCCAATGCCAACATTGTAATCAACCCATTTCAGCAATTGCGGCACCCACCCtcccctatctctctctctctaattaatttaaaaaaaataataaaaataaaaaagctgtGACATTGTTTTTCACTGTAACAATTATTGTAACAAAAATTCAGAAGTGCTAGAAGATACCCAGAGATTACCCAGTATAgaattaaattgaaatgaatTCTCTTTGGTATCCaactaaaaaccaaaaatttccTTTGATTTACAAGTttttccatctctctctctctatctcttcaagcagaaaaagagaaattaaaatatttaaaaaaaaaaaaaaaaaaaaaactcaaaacggCATGATATGGGTGGTCTTAGTATCGTAACTCGCCAGGCAAGACTTGGAGTTAATCCGGAAAATCTTGAGCAAATCGGTGGACATTTGGCGGACAGACGGCGAGCAATTGCTCTGCATAAGCAGCAGAATTTTGGTGAGCCCGTTAGCCTGAGCCACCGCATCCTGCGCGCGCTGGTCGCGAAACAAGTAACATAGACTCCACAGTATAGTCACCGCGTGCTCCGTCGCCGCACTCGATACTTTGAAAACCTTGTGCACGATGGCCGCCACGCACGCCGCGTCCTCGCAAATCTCCGACCGCCCTTCTTTGCAAGACGACACCGTTTCCAGCAGCTTCAACGCCTTCTCCGTCACCGAGACGCTCGGATTCGAAGCCGAAATCAGTTTCGCCAACGATTTTATTGCGCCCAGGTGGACTAACCTGGCTTTGACACGTTTCGGCATTGAGATTCGGATTAAGCTTGAGAGACCCGCTTCGATTAGTGCCGGGTCCTTCTCTGGAGCGATCAGTTTTAGCAATTCGGATAATACGCCCTCCTTACCGGCGATCAGGAGCTTCGATTCGGCGTCGTTTGCGATGGCTCCCAAGACCCTAGCCGACGCGATTCTCGACTCGGTACTTCCCTGCTGCAAAACCAGAAGCAGCGAGGCCAAGCAATTGCGGTCGGTTTTCAACATCAAATTCGTTACCTGCTCGTCGTCTTCGACTTTGATAAGCACCAAATCCAAAACCTCAACCACTTTCTCCAGAAAATCGAAGCTCCAGTATTTTCCGTCACCGGCATTGCCGAGAAATTCAGCCAGCGCGACAATGAAGCCGTCCATTCTAGCGAGAAACTTGCGATTCTCCTCCGATTCTCTCGCGAAACGGATAATTTTCGAAAAGGACTCGCCGTTTTGATCGAGGTCCTTGATAAGGTCCTGCAATTGCTCCGGCGAGGGAGCAGAGTGGGGAGGCGACTCGGCCGAGTCGACCCGGTGGTTGCGGGACGAGTCGGACCAGATCTGGATGAGGCGCTGGAGGGTGCGGTTGGGGATGAACTCTTTGCTCTGGAGGACCTGCATCGTGGCCGGACACGTGTTGTTGCCGCTGTCGAGCCACCGTTGGATGCTGGACCGGTCGTAGGTTACTCCCGTGCAGAGGCTCACTGGGGACTTCATCACGTCAAGTGAAATCGGGCACTTGAAGAAGCTTGGCACGGTGATATACAAATCGTCCCTCACCATGTTTAGAGGGGGAGAAAATTGAGCGAGAATCCGAAGGGAAGTGAGAGAAAGTTTTAcagagagagacacagagagagggGAAAGCAGGTGGAGAAGACAAGAAAAAGGGGTGGGTttaaagaggagagagagagtgagaaaaagagagagaaagaaagagagtcaAAGGTACGGTGACGTCAGtgatttacttttattttccGATTatctgaattttaaaaataaaaattaatattcctTTGGAGGCATTGGTCGTTGGTCAATGATAGATTGATGGGGGGGTGGTTTCTTTACTCAAAAATTCAGTTTGTGGAGATACTTGCTTTGTATTTCCCTATTCCTCACGCTACTCCATCTCCACCGTCAAATCCTATCCAACGCGTTCGTATTTTAAAACAGAACGATCGATCGACGGCCACAACTCCAGGAATAGGTACACACGTGGGACGAGAGCCACTTAAAGGCTGGAAATAAATGCGTATAATGGGGACTAGAACGTGGGGTGGAGGGGCCCACAGAGGGTTCGGTTGGTCGGTCCGGTTACATCATCGTCACATTTAACGAtgattttcatttctcttttcttttttttcttttttttttttcttttttatttgtggtagtggctctttttcttttatggtgGAGCATTTTATTTTACGGtctgaatttttctttttctttttctttttcttttgattattattattattattattattattatgattattgaTCTGTTAATGGTTTTGTTTGTCAGAAAACACTTTGGGTGATTCTGAGACCTTCGGATTGTGCATTCACTTTTTTGGTGAGGTAAGagattctataatttttttttttaatttggaatatAAAAGTAGCATTTTAATGGCATCGAACTGTAACCCAATTAAATACGTTGGACTGTTGACTTAGGGTGTGAATTGGGTGTACAATGTATATAGTCTTGTCGTATTAGACAGCTATTAAGTGTAGAAATTGGTTACTTCTTCATGttctttaaagtttaaacaaCTTAGGTTTGGGTAATGCTTTACTGTCTTGTAGATGTGATATTAATTTATactatttcaattttataattgatatatatatatttttttaataaatggtggatattttaagtaatatatacattttttttagatatttttacGTGGATAAAAAtaagtttaaaatattaaagatgaaaaaattcaattaaaaatataatatggatttaaaaaactaaagaacTTTGGTGGTGTTTGATATACAGttctatggtttttttttttttttttattttttggtattttagttgAAATAGTGTTTTGATGAGAGATAGATGTGAAatgagttttgagtttttttgtgagtgttttataaaaaataaaaaaataataaaaaaaaatttgtttgttaatattttaattattttgcaacaccaaacaaaacaaaacaaaaaaaagcactAAAACAAGTTTCTAACTATTTTGGGTATATATACTTGAATTGGAGTACTTGAAATTagcttatgaaaaaaaaaaaaaaaaaacaaacaaacaaacaaattgccCCTTGCAAATTACCATTTATCACATTCAATCGCCTTAAACTATCATTTCTTTACAAAAACCCCCTTCCGTAGGCCACCTTGATAAATTAGACAATCTAGATCATGTGCACaacatttgtgtttttttagcataaaattatatgaatacccttacttaaaaaaaaaaaaacaaaattaagaactGAATAGAAAActtagtctttaaaaaaaaataaaaaaatgaagagggaTGATTGTCGAACTACATCTAGGAGTTAGATTTGGGGAGGCTGAGCCACAGTGAGGAGGTGTATCGGTCACCCCCAACTAAGTTTGAGAATGGTTCGGTCGACCTCAAAACACATGAGAGTAATCCAGCCACCACCTCTTAGATGTTAGGATGTTAGGGGGGACCACCCCctataataacttttttttttctttcctttttttgaattttgaattttgaagtttgaattttttgtttatatgcttaatttatttattgattttttgttaCTTTAAAGGTATTTAAGTAAATTTAGTTTATACATAATACACTCaatgtatttttgtcattttacgtTTAAACAACACACGTGCATGTGCATGGCACGTGATCAATATTCCATCCCTTTTAAACCATTTTGATTGCCGAaagattgtttttttctttgtaaataaGGAGTTAAATGTGACGTATAGTAATTTATGGGAACAACGTGTAATTAAGTGATAGTTTAAGGATTAAGTAGCTGTTAGAAAGCTGACAGGCTCGCAAAGTCAGAAAGTTGACTGGCCAACAAAGCAAATCAAATTAATCAATCAACAATCCCGAGTTTGATCCAAACTTCACGGGTCTTTTAATAAACAAAGGCTTGTTTTAGTTGTCTCTGCTAATTGGTTAACTATTATATCAATCTTCACTCATCTCCATTAAAACCATTAACTTCAGAGCTCATTGAATGCAAGCTgtacctcaaaaaaaaaattaaaaatatatataaaagaattgcAAGCTAGCTTGACCAACTTCATAaacaatgcattttttttttaatagccgGCTATCCACATTAAAATATATAggttatatatgtttgttataTATTAGTTTTCAAAATGTTCTAACATGACAtaaaagtccttttttttttttaaaaaaaaaaaaagtgttttgtatttgattttttattttattgtatttaattaaataggaagaAAATGGCTACAGAACATAGGAATGTATCTAAAAAGATATGGGAAGTGACCCACTTAACTAAACCATGTGCTTGATTGTTCTTACTTCTCtgtatttgaattgtttgttaatatttttgttttgaaaaaaaaaatcaaaagaagctgttgtttttctttttttttttaatttatttatttgggtatGTGAATTGTGAATATTTTATGTACTTTTAAAAGagtttggtcttttttttttttttgccctttaaTTTGCAATGGCAGCCAAAGTATCCGTGAGATAATAGGATCATAATTGTTGTGTAATGAGAAAGGTCTCGGGTGCTATCATTTTTGGCCTAGCATTTCAATTTCCTCTTCATTCGATTTTTACACGATTACTGCTTCATTCATCCATTGATTTTGGTCCCCCCCAACCCCCATTAATGACAACTTTAGACTTTTCATTGACAAGTTTCCCCTGCTCCTTTAATTGCTCAGAAAacgagaaaaaaataaaaaaataaaaaataaagacaagacAAGAAAAAAGGGCATCATTGAAAGGCCAGATTTATTGCGGTAGGTAAACTGTAAATTCAGTTTATATAAGACTTGATtatctaaataaaatttaaacatacataaattagctacaaactgaTTTATAGTTAATTCTTATAAATCAGTCTAATAAACACGTATTcttaaaatatatgagaaatacatacttttttattaatattattaaaaaaatttctcttgtaTAAATTTTCTCacattatctacctaaattacaggCCATTCAATCATATAATTACCTAAATAATTATTTGAACACGTGAAGAGACATTATTGAGTAGGTTACTTAGCTAGACAAAATATCTTTTTTAGGTCTTAGAGacagattttatttattttattttgttatttcaatttacctggagttttatttttttttttatttattaattaagatTGGTCTAAATGCAAATTAATCAGCATATATTCAAAAGACAGTTAAATGAGAAAGTACGTAAATTtgcatgaaaattgaaaaagacgCGAGTCGTTTTGTGGGCGCGTGCATCTCACCTAATGACGGCAAGAAATTGTCAAAGACGAAgacatttataaaataaaaaccaactaATTCCACCAAAAAGTCCAATTTGGTGGTGTATGTGTATCAACTCCACACGGCGTTGCTTACCATTTCAAAGTCAAATTTGGAAAATTTCAACAATCAAATTCCAATCTTCCAAACACATCCCAAAATTTTGACCCGTAACcccaaaaaggaaaatacaGGGCTGATAAAACAGATACCTGACAAATAAGCAACTTCTTGTTTACCATATgcatgtaattattttttatgacacCTAGATGAActttactataaaaaaaatgcataagaTAAATGAGTCATAAGCAAGTCATATCAGGTACCTATtttgctattatattattaggtattttttttggtgtcctctcaactgtgatgtgacttttaaaatcaccaatatatTAAAAGTCCATAATGATAAtgtcaaattcaacgataattttaaacgcaaaatcacaattggaagaacactagaagaacaattagtatttccctaaaaaaaaaatgagggtaggAGAAAAATGGGGAACCTTTAGGAGTCAAACTTGTCGGTGGGTGTAGAAAATTATAGCCAACTTCTCTCTCCCATACCCAATTTGTAAATACTTTAAGCTTTGAAATTTGCTAAGCTATTATTAATGGAAAATTATATTacaagaataagaaaaaggaGGGGGAAATTAAAGTTAAGCATAATGAAAATGTGTTTGCCGTGTTAGaccaaccaatttttttttggttcaaaaggGATGTAATAAAGGACACCTTTGCTTACACGATTCCTAGTTTGTAATAAAAAGGAATTTGAGAGGAACATAATTAATGTAGCTTGCAAGTCACTCAGAAGAACATCGATCAGTGAGAGTGCATTTTGCACCCACTATATAATGCTGGGTGGgtgttaatttattaatttataattatttttttggattaattagTAAATTAATCATTTGGGTTTGAGACACgtggaaaagcaaaaaaaaaaaaaaaaagattggggcAATTACTACATTACTTCACTGTCATCTCCTACTCGTGTACAATATTTTGCATCAATGGAATGGTGATCAGGAAAAAGTTAAATTCTATCAATAACACCACAAGAATCTCAATGCattgaataaagttgaataatataaaggGAAAGAAAGGTAAAAGAGGTtcttacttaattaattagctcgACAATCTAGGCAAATTTGACTTCATCAATTGAATCAATTCAGAGGCTGGACTTTTTAGATCATCAATTTCTTcggtttaatttttaatttttataatttttaaaaactctcaatttcaacaAAGTTAGTTTAGCATTGGACCacttaattaaaagtaaaatataaatttttttattttttttttaattttttttttttttatggagtaAGAACAAGACCAATAAGAGTGACAATTTGTGTTTATATATCAGGTTCGAATCGTGTTGAAGTATGTGTGTAATACTATTAGTCGAATTAAGATCTtcggttcaaatgaattggagctATCttaaatgggtttttttttttttttttttttttttcactaaaaaagtgaaaaaacaaaaatatccattaaatataactaatttcaTAGAGGTCTGtttccaagaggtagttcaatcggctgggaccacgctttatgaagcggaggtcactagttcgaatccccctcccccctccttgtgcggacatgtcaaaaaaaaaaaaaaaaattcatagagGTCAAATTAGGATCCTAGCTCTCCACTTTAAATGAACTCGAgcatatccagttagttatatatgaggagtatttttgtttcctaaaaaagtgaaatataaCTAATTTCATATAGATCAACTTTAACCCAACGacctattaaattaaattaatcagaTCTCTCAACCATAATCAACTAATTTCATATTAACTTCGTGTCGAATTCGCGATTCACCTTACCCTTAAttaatacaagttacaaatttCCCTAACTGCTGTAGCATGACAATGCAAAGTCCCCTACGggtaattttggaaaaaaataaaataatatatatatatagcgatATCTTAGGGTACGTCCTATATATCAGAGGTAACATggcttttgttataaaaaaaagataatacaGAAAATCGAATATTTATTGATCTTGTTATAGGAGTTTTAGCGATTAAAACCCTAATAATAATCCGAAATAATTAAACCCATGCAACGAGGGGAAGGGTGGGCCAGTGGCACAGATAATATTTTGTAGGCGTACAATAATAAGTTCCCCTGCATCAGAGAGCACAGTAAAAGGGTGATACAACTGTGTGGAGGCTCCATCCATCACCTCAATGCCTGATCCATCAATACAAACAAAAGTGAATCTATTGGCCCAGACGACCCGATAATAATTGCACATGATTTTGATGGGTCCTGCTTGTCTTCCTATTTTTACGCCTTGCAACGTGTGATGGACAGTTGATTACTTTTCcactgttgtttttttttttttcgagtcTTGTCGTACGGTAGTCTACGGTCTCAGATCAATCCTATACGTTACACTGATGAGAGAAGACACCTGTTACATCCAACCACggcttacccaaaaaaaaaaaaaattaaaataaaataaataatcactactaataaataaatttacgAAAAGGTCTATATACTTCcttaaattacatatttataatgttttcttaaacttttaatagtgacaaattgacaatattttttttcaaattattaaaatattgttaatatctcctaatgatgaaattacctttagtaaaataaaaacaaaaaatgttaaaacatataggaaaaacttaaaattgaaatatatatatatatatccaaggagtgacgaatttttattttttttttaaaaaaaaatccttttataagaaaaaaaattaaaaattttcaatttttttataaaaattgaaattttttttttctttttattttatatatatttttttaaaattttcttttaaaaaaattaaaattttttgttggtttcaaacaaaataaaaataataaaaaaaaaatcatttttttaataaaatttccgttttttttttttcaaaaattaaatttatagagatatttttgtcttattgagaaatatattgaggcatttttatctttttactagcTTGGGGGTATggataatgttttggtagtttgaagagaaatattgtcacaattgaaaatttgaaatattggGTGAAACATTGTCAAATTGATGGTAATTTGAGAGGATATGTGAATTTTatccataaatttaattatttaatattttaatattattttttacgtaaaatatttaataaaataaaaaaaccgtTACACACATTTATATGTTACTCATATCTTGTCTATCTCTTTCTCAAATCTACTATTAAATCTATATGACTCATATGTggatcttttatatttaattgtggaTTTGCCCGTCATTGTAAAAGTTACATAAATGAGCAAGAAATTGgcaaaaatggaaaacaaatatttctcttaattaaaatGGGAAATAAATTGACAGAGTTAAGATTCGAACGTATAACATCTGGCTCTGATAACATgctaaatcactacttatctcaaaagtttaagctattaaaaataaatacattttataatttaatttatattctaacaaaatacgaaagttttattatttattatttattaatttttgttaacaaGTGTTAGATTCTATAGTAGAATAAGTGTGTAGTATATATAGAATTACTCTTCCAAAATATGCTAACCAAATGCTACACTTCACATCCCATATCAAATAGTTttctactttttaattttttaattttttcaattgctAATCAAGCACGGATCTTAGGTCCATATCATTCCCTTTATCTTATTCAATCTCTCTCAAACACGCGGAACACTTTAAGAGGCATTAATGATTATGATTGAGTTAAATCATTTCACTATTTTTCACTAATCCTAGTTTTACTTTTCacccttttaatttatttatttattaaattaaaaggaCAACATTCGATATGCATGCAACTGCTTGCTTACATGCTCTTTAATTTCAACTTTTAGCACACTACATCGGACTATCcatgaaggggaaaaaaaaaaaaaaaacatcaaaacaGAACAGAACAGAACAGAACAGAACAAACATATATGCACTCGCAAGACATTAGATCCAATCTCATCATACAATCAAATCAGTGGGACATTCCATGGATGAAAAGTTCAATCCTTCTCTGTCAAGAGACTGCTCAAAAGAACAGAGGGAGGAGCTAGGGTTTTATGAATAGTGTTTATACTGTGACCACATGCAAGGGAGGATGCAAACAGAGCAAACAGTAAAAGAGGTGCGTGGGGATTCGGTGGAATTGCTTTCAGCGATTTAATTAGAATGAGTAGGAAGAAGAACAAAGGgataaagtaaaaatataagaaatgatTGCGATGAAGGGTTTTACCTTTCTTGTATAGGCTGGTCGTTTCCGTCTTTCCTTGTTTGTTACATAACTTATGAATTTTTTGATATGGTAAAAAGTAAGGAATCCCTCTGACATGGGTCTAAAATGAAAGCTAGCCCCTATAAAGTATTATGCAAAGTCCAAGCATTTTTACCTAAAAATCCTAACTTTCTATCATTATTAAGGAAATATAACTAGTACTCAAACTAACATGAAATATAAAGGTTTAGAATGGATTATAACACATAAAGTAAGGCCAATTCTATCTCTCTTATATCAAAGGTGAAAACTTTTGCCCTTAGAGCTTCAAAATCCCAAAGAAAAGCCCCCTCTCTCACCCCCTCtcattctcttctttctcttcagGGTTGTCGGTGGCGAGTCAAAATGATTATGGGAGGTTTATTAGCGTTTTATAGGTggttttcccaattttttttaagttt
Protein-coding sequences here:
- the LOC132166077 gene encoding U-box domain-containing protein 28, with translation MVRDDLYITVPSFFKCPISLDVMKSPVSLCTGVTYDRSSIQRWLDSGNNTCPATMQVLQSKEFIPNRTLQRLIQIWSDSSRNHRVDSAESPPHSAPSPEQLQDLIKDLDQNGESFSKIIRFARESEENRKFLARMDGFIVALAEFLGNAGDGKYWSFDFLEKVVEVLDLVLIKVEDDEQVTNLMLKTDRNCLASLLLVLQQGSTESRIASARVLGAIANDAESKLLIAGKEGVLSELLKLIAPEKDPALIEAGLSSLIRISMPKRVKARLVHLGAIKSLAKLISASNPSVSVTEKALKLLETVSSCKEGRSEICEDAACVAAIVHKVFKVSSAATEHAVTILWSLCYLFRDQRAQDAVAQANGLTKILLLMQSNCSPSVRQMSTDLLKIFRINSKSCLASYDTKTTHIMPF